Proteins encoded in a region of the Methanobrevibacter millerae genome:
- a CDS encoding magnesium transporter produces the protein MKTKKKKIRSSLSTFPAFFKEHDSIIKESFIALLICALGDLFAGLILGNMTFFLETFPGLIVIIPGAIGMRGNIFGSLASRLSTNLHIGMISPKFEFSKELNDNIVSSFALTLFLSLFLAIIAKLFCILFNYDSISLMDFILISCIAAIISNLIMLPFTMFISFRSFSHGWDPDNVTTPIIAAVGDLFTLPAIIASVFILTFFNQSFLIKNIAFIIIIILIIISCIYVIKRSEESKKIFSQSAPVLLVSSFLGVSAGGILNSSIETLLTNHSLLTLLPLFSGVSGSLISILSARLSSGLHYGLIEPLKRPAGESIHNFLICYILAVVMFPLIGFIAEDSTQILGLIGVGFANIILISLIAGLILLTLMIFVVYFISITSYNRDLDPDNIVIPISTSLTDMISSLTLISVSLLILGALI, from the coding sequence ATGAAAACAAAAAAGAAGAAGATTCGCAGTTCACTATCTACATTTCCAGCATTCTTTAAAGAGCATGATTCTATTATCAAAGAAAGTTTTATCGCCCTATTGATTTGTGCATTAGGAGATTTGTTTGCTGGACTTATTTTAGGAAACATGACCTTTTTCCTTGAAACTTTTCCAGGTTTAATAGTTATTATTCCTGGGGCTATTGGTATGAGAGGAAATATTTTTGGTTCTTTAGCATCCAGACTATCAACTAATTTGCATATTGGTATGATATCTCCAAAATTCGAATTTTCCAAGGAATTGAATGATAATATCGTTTCATCTTTTGCTTTAACATTATTTTTATCCTTATTTTTAGCTATTATAGCCAAGTTATTCTGTATATTATTTAATTATGATTCCATTTCATTAATGGATTTCATATTGATTTCATGTATTGCGGCGATTATATCAAATTTAATAATGCTTCCATTCACAATGTTTATTTCATTTAGGAGTTTTAGTCATGGCTGGGATCCTGATAATGTAACAACACCCATTATTGCTGCTGTTGGAGATTTGTTTACTTTACCAGCTATTATTGCATCTGTATTTATTTTAACATTTTTTAATCAAAGTTTCCTGATTAAAAATATTGCTTTTATAATAATAATCATTTTAATTATTATTTCATGTATCTATGTTATTAAGAGGTCTGAAGAATCTAAAAAGATTTTTTCACAGTCAGCTCCTGTTTTACTTGTAAGTTCATTCCTGGGTGTTTCAGCAGGAGGAATATTAAACAGTTCTATAGAAACATTGCTTACAAATCACAGTTTACTTACATTGTTACCTTTATTCTCCGGAGTAAGTGGAAGCCTAATCAGCATATTGAGTGCTAGACTTTCATCAGGTCTTCACTATGGTTTAATTGAACCATTAAAAAGACCTGCTGGTGAAAGTATTCATAATTTCTTAATTTGTTATATCTTGGCAGTTGTCATGTTTCCTCTAATCGGATTCATTGCAGAAGATTCAACACAAATTTTAGGATTAATTGGAGTCGGTTTTGCAAATATAATTCTAATTTCCCTGATTGCAGGTTTAATATTACTTACATTAATGATATTTGTTGTTTATTTCATTTCAATCACCTCATATAATAGGGATTTAGACCCAGATAATATTGTAATTCCTATTTCAACTAGTTTAACAGATATGATTTCTAGCCTTACATTGATTTCCGTTTCACTTTTAATTCTAGGTGCGTTAATTTAG